Proteins from a single region of Ziziphus jujuba cultivar Dongzao chromosome 1, ASM3175591v1:
- the LOC107420935 gene encoding uncharacterized protein LOC107420935, whose amino-acid sequence MEEEKAAAYYDELTRKGEGAARFKQGLGYSSTTSSNTENAPPVRGSALLSSSSSFLSSFVKASSPTKASEFQKQAELQSIQDKLNSKKMKMKKATTSPKREGVEEEEEEDEARNRLRVSRRDERHSSRRRSRSRDRERERRRSRSRESYRDRRRDRDRDGDRDRERRRRRRSRSRSDSDEDRRRRGRGRSSWSRSSSPRRDRRHERRNNRSSSSPPPPPPRERRSEKDKDRGDDGLRGRMSKTERNGGGVDYSRLIDGYDKMSPAERIKAKMKLQLAETAEKDETKGVGSGWERFDFNKDAPLDDDDEIEAAEDDGSLVKHIGQTFRFSAVKAKREEQIETAHDLAMFGAPVSVPPVTTCKEVVAEAKAEAEAEAETEAEANAKIKDSSEIDLATSLLSEKVLAKQQGSWRDRARGPPSKRFG is encoded by the exons ATGGAGGAAGAGAAAGCAGCGGCGTATTACGACGAGCTGACTCGGAAAGGCGAAGGAGCAGCGAGATTCAAACAAGGCCTCGGATATTCTTCCACCACCTCCTCAAATACCGAAAATGCCCCTCCCGTACGAGGCTCGGCCTTACTTTCTTCCTCATCTTCCTTCCTCAGCAGCTTCGTCAAGGCGTCAAGCCCCACCAAGGCATCGGAGTTTCAGAAACAAGCTGAGCTCCAATCCATCCAAGACAAGCTCAACagcaagaagatgaagatgaagaaggcaACCACCAGCCCCAAACGTGAAggagtagaagaagaagaagaagaagacgaagcaAGAAACCGACTTAGGGTTTCTCGGAGAGATGAACGGCATTCTAGCAGGAGGAGGAGTAGGAGCAGAGATCGGGAGAGAGAGAGGCGGAGAAGTAGAAGCAGAGAGAGTTACAGGGATAGAAGAAGGGACAGAGACAGAGACggagatagagatagagagagaaggagaaggaggaggagtAGGTCGCGGAGTGATTCGGATGAGGATAGGCGGAGAAGAGGGAGAGGAAGGAGCAGTTGGAGTAGGAGCTCATCGCCTCGGCGGGACCGGAGACATGAAAGGAGGAACAACCGGAGTTCGTCTTCtccgccgccgccgccgccaCGAGAGAGGAGGTCAGAGAAGGACAAGGACAGAGGTGATGATGGGCTTAGAGGGAGAATGAGTAAAACAGAGAGGAATGGTGGTGGTGTTGATTATTCACGCCTGATTGACGGCTATGACAAGATG TCACCAGCGGAAAGAATCAAAGCAAAGATGAAACTTCAACTTGCTGAAACTG CTGAAAAAGATGAAACAAAAGGCGTGGGCTCAGGTTGGGAAAGGTTTGATTTCAACAAGGATGCACCACTTGACGATGATGATGAGATTGaag CTGCAGAAGATGATGGATCATTAGTGAAGCACATTGGGCAGACCTTTCGATTCTCTGCAGTCAAG GCTAAAAGGGAGGAGCAAATTGAAACTGCTCATGATTTGGCCATGTTTGGTGCACCAGTATCAGTGCCACCAGTTACAACATGTAAAGAGGTTGTGGCAGAGGCCAAGGCTGAGGCTGAGGCTGAGGCTGAAACTGAGGCTGAAGCCAACGCTAAGATTAAGGACAGTAGTGAAATTGACCTTGCTACAAGTCTCCTAAGTGAAAAG GTACTTGCAAAACAACAAGGTTCATGGCGTGATCGTGCTCGTGGCCCACCATCAAAAAGATTTGGATGA